A portion of the Gossypium arboreum isolate Shixiya-1 chromosome 8, ASM2569848v2, whole genome shotgun sequence genome contains these proteins:
- the LOC108472072 gene encoding dof zinc finger protein DOF1.8-like isoform X2 produces MGIEVVKPMEASRGMVERRTRPQNDQALNCPRCNSTNTKFCYYNNYSLSQPRYFCKTCRRYWTEGGSLRNVPVGGGSRKNKRALSSPPPPPPAAASSKKLGDLTTPPTPQNPKIHEGQDLNLAYPPPTEDYNSLPKFVEVPYSHKSNHQNSTSSSTHLNAMELLKTGINSRGLSSFMSMSVSDSNTVYSSGFPMQDFKPTLNFSLDGLETGFGNLKGVEESGARLFFPMEELKQVPSNANELEQNRGQGESTGYWSGMLGGGHW; encoded by the exons ATG gGAATTGAGGTAGTTAAGCCCATGGAAGCTTCAAGAGGTATGGTGGAGAGAAGGACTAGACCTCAAAACGATCAAGCTTTGAACTGTCCCAGGTGCAATTCAACCAACACCAAGTTTTGTTATTATAATAACTACAGTCTTTCTCAGCCAAGATATTTCTGCAAAACTTGTCGAAGGTATTGGACTGAAGGTGGTTCCCTCAGGAATGTTCCTGTTGGAGGTGGTTCAAGGAAGAACAAGAGGGCTTTAtcatcaccaccaccaccaccaccagcaGCAGCTTCATCTAAAAAGCTTGGTGATCTAACAACCCCACCTACTCCTCAAAACCCTAAAATCCATGAAGGTCAAGACCTTAACCTAGCTTACCCACCACCAACTGAGGACTATAATAGCTTGCCAAAGTTCGTTGAGGTGCCCTATAGCCACAAAAGCAACCATCAGAACTCTACCTCCTCTTCAACTCATCTCAATGCTATGGAGCTCTTGAAGACTGGTATTAATTCAAGAGGCTTGAGTTCGTTCATGTCGATGTCGGTTTCTGATTCTAATACGGTATACTCAAGTGGGTTTCCAATGCAAGACTTCAAACCGACTCTGAATTTTTCCCTTGATGGACTGGAAACTGGCTTCGGGAATCTTAAAGGGGTCGAGGAAAGTGGTGCAAGGCTTTTCTTTCCTATGGAGGAATTAAAGCAGGTTCCGAGCAATGCTAACGAATTGGAGCAGAATAGAGGACAGGGAGAATCTACCGGTTACTGGAGTGGGATGTTGGGGGGAGGACATTGGTGA
- the LOC108472072 gene encoding dof zinc finger protein DOF1.8-like isoform X1, protein MDTAQRPQGIEVVKPMEASRGMVERRTRPQNDQALNCPRCNSTNTKFCYYNNYSLSQPRYFCKTCRRYWTEGGSLRNVPVGGGSRKNKRALSSPPPPPPAAASSKKLGDLTTPPTPQNPKIHEGQDLNLAYPPPTEDYNSLPKFVEVPYSHKSNHQNSTSSSTHLNAMELLKTGINSRGLSSFMSMSVSDSNTVYSSGFPMQDFKPTLNFSLDGLETGFGNLKGVEESGARLFFPMEELKQVPSNANELEQNRGQGESTGYWSGMLGGGHW, encoded by the exons ATGGATACTGCTCAGAGGCCGCAG gGAATTGAGGTAGTTAAGCCCATGGAAGCTTCAAGAGGTATGGTGGAGAGAAGGACTAGACCTCAAAACGATCAAGCTTTGAACTGTCCCAGGTGCAATTCAACCAACACCAAGTTTTGTTATTATAATAACTACAGTCTTTCTCAGCCAAGATATTTCTGCAAAACTTGTCGAAGGTATTGGACTGAAGGTGGTTCCCTCAGGAATGTTCCTGTTGGAGGTGGTTCAAGGAAGAACAAGAGGGCTTTAtcatcaccaccaccaccaccaccagcaGCAGCTTCATCTAAAAAGCTTGGTGATCTAACAACCCCACCTACTCCTCAAAACCCTAAAATCCATGAAGGTCAAGACCTTAACCTAGCTTACCCACCACCAACTGAGGACTATAATAGCTTGCCAAAGTTCGTTGAGGTGCCCTATAGCCACAAAAGCAACCATCAGAACTCTACCTCCTCTTCAACTCATCTCAATGCTATGGAGCTCTTGAAGACTGGTATTAATTCAAGAGGCTTGAGTTCGTTCATGTCGATGTCGGTTTCTGATTCTAATACGGTATACTCAAGTGGGTTTCCAATGCAAGACTTCAAACCGACTCTGAATTTTTCCCTTGATGGACTGGAAACTGGCTTCGGGAATCTTAAAGGGGTCGAGGAAAGTGGTGCAAGGCTTTTCTTTCCTATGGAGGAATTAAAGCAGGTTCCGAGCAATGCTAACGAATTGGAGCAGAATAGAGGACAGGGAGAATCTACCGGTTACTGGAGTGGGATGTTGGGGGGAGGACATTGGTGA
- the LOC108472072 gene encoding dof zinc finger protein DOF1.8-like isoform X3, whose product MEASRGMVERRTRPQNDQALNCPRCNSTNTKFCYYNNYSLSQPRYFCKTCRRYWTEGGSLRNVPVGGGSRKNKRALSSPPPPPPAAASSKKLGDLTTPPTPQNPKIHEGQDLNLAYPPPTEDYNSLPKFVEVPYSHKSNHQNSTSSSTHLNAMELLKTGINSRGLSSFMSMSVSDSNTVYSSGFPMQDFKPTLNFSLDGLETGFGNLKGVEESGARLFFPMEELKQVPSNANELEQNRGQGESTGYWSGMLGGGHW is encoded by the coding sequence ATGGAAGCTTCAAGAGGTATGGTGGAGAGAAGGACTAGACCTCAAAACGATCAAGCTTTGAACTGTCCCAGGTGCAATTCAACCAACACCAAGTTTTGTTATTATAATAACTACAGTCTTTCTCAGCCAAGATATTTCTGCAAAACTTGTCGAAGGTATTGGACTGAAGGTGGTTCCCTCAGGAATGTTCCTGTTGGAGGTGGTTCAAGGAAGAACAAGAGGGCTTTAtcatcaccaccaccaccaccaccagcaGCAGCTTCATCTAAAAAGCTTGGTGATCTAACAACCCCACCTACTCCTCAAAACCCTAAAATCCATGAAGGTCAAGACCTTAACCTAGCTTACCCACCACCAACTGAGGACTATAATAGCTTGCCAAAGTTCGTTGAGGTGCCCTATAGCCACAAAAGCAACCATCAGAACTCTACCTCCTCTTCAACTCATCTCAATGCTATGGAGCTCTTGAAGACTGGTATTAATTCAAGAGGCTTGAGTTCGTTCATGTCGATGTCGGTTTCTGATTCTAATACGGTATACTCAAGTGGGTTTCCAATGCAAGACTTCAAACCGACTCTGAATTTTTCCCTTGATGGACTGGAAACTGGCTTCGGGAATCTTAAAGGGGTCGAGGAAAGTGGTGCAAGGCTTTTCTTTCCTATGGAGGAATTAAAGCAGGTTCCGAGCAATGCTAACGAATTGGAGCAGAATAGAGGACAGGGAGAATCTACCGGTTACTGGAGTGGGATGTTGGGGGGAGGACATTGGTGA